One genomic region from Salipiger sp. CCB-MM3 encodes:
- a CDS encoding ABC transporter ATP-binding protein, with translation MSALSIEHLSIGLPQGADRAFAVEDISFAIEKGEILCVVGESGSGKSMTANALMGLLPPGVTVKTGRAMFEARDILRLPEPEKQALRGERIAMIFQEPMTALNPLMRIGEQIAEVFAAHDRFSQQQRRDKALNLIREVGLPDPEKIIRAYPFQLSGGQRQRAMIAMALALEPKLLIADEPTTALDVTTQAQILKLILDLRERHGMAVMFITHDFGVVAEIADQVIVMREGKVVERGSATSVLTDPQHDYTRRLLDAIPTGKLPPARAPRDVPALEIKGLRKVYRTGGGMFRPVREVRAVDDVSLTVGRGEVLGLVGESGSGKSTLGRTAVRLVTPDGGQVLVGGTDLAALSEEELRKQRHKVQMVFQDPYASLNPRQRIMGALTDGPITKGVPKAQAQARAKELLEIVGLGADAASRFPHEFSGGQRQRIGIARALAMDPELIIADEAVSALDVSIQAQVLDLLRDLRERFDLSILFITHDLRVAAQLCDRIAVMQKGKLVEIGTVHDIFLNPAQAYTRQLLAAVPGADWASEGAA, from the coding sequence ATGAGCGCGCTCTCCATCGAACACCTCAGCATCGGCCTGCCGCAGGGCGCTGACCGGGCCTTCGCGGTCGAGGATATCTCCTTTGCCATCGAGAAGGGCGAGATCCTCTGCGTCGTCGGCGAGAGCGGCTCGGGCAAGTCGATGACCGCCAACGCGCTGATGGGGCTGCTGCCGCCGGGCGTGACGGTGAAGACGGGCCGCGCCATGTTTGAGGCGCGCGACATCCTGCGCCTGCCGGAACCTGAAAAACAGGCGCTGCGCGGCGAGCGCATCGCGATGATCTTTCAGGAGCCGATGACCGCGCTCAACCCGTTGATGCGCATCGGCGAGCAAATCGCCGAGGTCTTTGCCGCGCATGACCGCTTTTCCCAGCAGCAGCGGCGCGACAAGGCGCTGAACCTGATCCGCGAGGTCGGGCTGCCGGACCCCGAGAAGATCATCCGTGCCTATCCGTTCCAGCTTTCGGGCGGGCAACGGCAGCGGGCTATGATCGCCATGGCGTTGGCGCTGGAGCCGAAACTTCTGATCGCCGACGAGCCGACCACGGCGCTTGACGTGACCACGCAGGCACAGATCCTCAAGCTGATCCTCGACCTGCGCGAGCGGCACGGGATGGCGGTGATGTTCATCACCCACGACTTCGGGGTGGTGGCCGAGATCGCCGATCAGGTGATCGTCATGCGCGAGGGCAAGGTGGTCGAACGTGGCAGCGCCACCTCGGTGCTCACCGACCCGCAGCACGACTACACCCGCCGCCTGCTTGACGCGATCCCCACCGGCAAGCTGCCGCCCGCCCGTGCCCCGCGCGACGTTCCGGCGCTCGAGATCAAAGGACTGCGTAAAGTCTATCGCACCGGGGGCGGCATGTTCCGCCCGGTGCGCGAAGTGCGCGCGGTGGACGATGTCTCGCTCACCGTCGGGCGCGGCGAGGTGCTGGGGCTGGTCGGAGAGAGCGGCTCGGGCAAGTCAACTCTGGGCCGCACCGCGGTGCGGCTGGTCACGCCGGACGGCGGGCAGGTGCTGGTCGGCGGCACCGATCTGGCGGCGCTGTCGGAAGAGGAGCTTCGCAAGCAGCGCCACAAGGTGCAGATGGTGTTTCAGGATCCCTATGCCTCGCTCAATCCGCGCCAGCGGATCATGGGCGCGCTGACCGACGGGCCAATCACCAAGGGCGTGCCGAAAGCGCAGGCGCAGGCGCGGGCGAAGGAACTGCTCGAGATCGTCGGCCTTGGCGCCGATGCCGCCAGCCGCTTTCCGCATGAGTTCTCGGGCGGCCAGCGCCAGCGTATCGGGATTGCCCGCGCGCTGGCCATGGACCCCGAACTGATCATCGCCGATGAGGCAGTTTCGGCGCTGGACGTCTCTATTCAGGCGCAGGTGCTGGACCTTCTGCGCGATCTGCGCGAGCGTTTCGATCTGTCGATCCTGTTCATCACCCACGACCTGCGGGTGGCGGCGCAACTCTGCGACAGGATCGCCGTGATGCAGAAAGGCAAACTGGTGGAGATCGGAACCGTGCACGACATTTTCCTCAATCCGGCGCAAGCGTACACGCGGCAGCTTCTGGCGGCCGTGCCGGGCGCCGACTGGGCCAGCGAGGGCGCCGCATGA
- a CDS encoding 2-hydroxyacid dehydrogenase — protein sequence MRGVITTSGGVDLWPHYSEIFAKDAPELTVMRREDITDPAQVDFVFTFIPPADVFEGMSGLKAIFSAGAGTDAIMACPSRPESVPVYRVEDADQALQMAGFAAFHVLWHHRDMGRYVAQQAKGKWSRTVTGLSPSYRRVGVLGFGHMGRAIAKGLMGLGYAVAGYSRRAPDPAEPGVQHFHGDGLDDFLAQTDILINVLPLTSTTRGMIDAGFLQKLPQGAALVQIGRGGQVVEDELMAVLDSGHLSGASLDVFETEPLPQEHPLWAHPKVLITPHVASIPERRFVVQSIRERLSSL from the coding sequence ATGAGGGGCGTCATCACCACCAGCGGCGGCGTCGATCTCTGGCCGCACTACAGCGAGATTTTCGCCAAGGACGCGCCCGAACTGACCGTCATGCGGCGCGAGGATATCACCGATCCGGCGCAGGTGGATTTCGTCTTTACCTTCATCCCGCCCGCCGATGTGTTCGAGGGCATGAGCGGGCTCAAGGCGATCTTCTCGGCGGGGGCGGGCACCGATGCGATCATGGCCTGCCCGTCGCGCCCCGAGAGCGTGCCGGTCTATCGGGTGGAGGACGCCGATCAGGCGCTGCAGATGGCGGGCTTTGCCGCCTTCCACGTGCTCTGGCATCACCGCGACATGGGCCGCTACGTCGCGCAGCAGGCGAAGGGCAAATGGTCGCGCACCGTGACCGGCCTTTCGCCCAGCTACCGCCGCGTCGGCGTGCTGGGCTTTGGCCATATGGGTCGCGCCATCGCCAAAGGGCTGATGGGGCTGGGCTATGCGGTGGCGGGCTATTCGCGCCGCGCGCCCGATCCGGCGGAACCGGGCGTGCAGCATTTCCACGGCGACGGGCTCGATGACTTCCTTGCTCAGACCGACATCCTGATCAACGTGCTGCCGCTGACAAGCACCACGCGCGGCATGATCGACGCGGGCTTTTTGCAAAAGCTGCCGCAGGGCGCGGCGCTGGTGCAGATCGGTCGCGGCGGTCAGGTGGTCGAGGATGAGCTGATGGCGGTGCTGGACAGTGGACACCTCTCGGGTGCCTCGCTCGATGTCTTCGAGACCGAGCCGCTGCCGCAGGAGCATCCGCTTTGGGCGCATCCCAAGGTGCTCATCACCCCGCATGTGGCCAGCATCCCCGAGCGGCGCTTCGTCGTGCAGTCGATCCGCGAGCGGCTCTCTTCCCTGTAA